The Candidatus Obscuribacter sp. genomic interval CAGTTAAATGTCCCTGTGCCAGTGGGACTTAGTTCACTCTCGGTGCACGGTCTTTGATTGCCTTTACTGAGATTACTCATCTCTTTGAGCGCTTCTTGCACTATCGAACTGCTTGCCGTGGCACTTCTGCCCGCATCAAACTGTGCATAGTGTGTGCTATCGCTTTTAGGTAGAGTCTGTTTATCCATTTTGGTTACGCTCTTATGGTAGAAAATTTGAAGACAGTTATCCAGTCTGCCGGATGGGGTGCAGTGGGGTGGCAGAATTTAGTTCTCGATAAGGGGCTATTAGCTGGTTATCTTTTTTCAGCATTCTCTTTGGAGTCAAAGAGGTCGCAGGCGCCAAAGCCAAGTTCGGTGCAAACGTTTTTGTAGAGGTCCTTTAGATTGTCTGCGATGGCTTCACCGCTAATCAGGGGCTTTGCTCCAAAGGGATTGATGCCAACACCATCATTTCCTAAACGAGAGGACCAAAACTGATTCAGCACTTCTGCTGAGAAACCACCGTCGTGGTTGTTGTTGTTGTTTACAAGATTGCGGGATTCTTCGGGGCGGATTGTATCTTGTGGCATAAGTCGGTCCTCTCTGTTTAGAAAATTGCCAAAGCTCGGTGCTTCGATGTGTCCAATCTAGCCAATTGATAAAACCAAGGGGTGACTTTTATGTGACCACAGTGTGACCATGACTTGTGAGAGGCAGCGATAAAGGTTTACTGGCAGGTTAGAGGTGCGATAATTTGGCAGGTGTCATTTTGGGGAAGTAGCAATTACTCTGGAGAAATAAGTAATGAAAAATGTCGCCACTAGCATTTTGGGGGCTTTAGCTGCCGTGGTACTGCTAGCGCCAGGCGGTTTTGCCGATTCTCCTGTTGCTCCAGACCAGGAAGCTATCAAGGCTCGCTATTTTGAGTTTCAGAAGGCTATGTCTACTGCCACCTCATTTGATCAAGTGCGCTCATATCACACCGCTGAAGTCGTTTCCACCGTGGATAAGACGCTAAAGGCGGCTAGCTCAGGCTCGCCAGAGGCTGCTGGGGCAAAATCTGATACTGCGGCCAGGGATATTGCCTTTGGTGCGCTCAAGCGCCTGATGCCGCCTGAGGTCAAGGTCGTCGGCATTGATGTTAAAGGTGATAACGCCACGCTTTTAATTGAGCCTGGTAAATCCACCGCTCTATATAAAGTTGGGCAAAACGAAGGCACTGTGTCTATGCACCTCGAGAATGGTCTCTGGCAAGTTGGTGAGACTGCATGGAAAAACAAGGTGTCTCCGGTGCAAAAGGCGGTAGCCGCAAATGCTACTTCTTGGTGTGCCGAAGCTGTCAATCTGCCTTTTGTGCAAAAGCCAGCAGAGGGAATGATTAGTGGGAAGAAATTTGTGGTGCAAGAAGCCACTTTTAATCGAGGCACTTTAAACCTGGTTGAAAGTGCCAACGGTCCAACTCGCTCCATTGGTATTGCATTGGAGGATTTTGCCATAAAGCCTGATGGTAAGGTTTTTTATATGAGAGACGGTCGGGATATGGGCCAAAAAATTGTGGTTATGACTAGCTGGCCGACCGCTAGCGGACAATTTGGGCAGCACAACTATACATGGAAAGATCCCGTTGGATTGAAGCTGCAGTTTGGAAAACGTAGTAAAGGACTTTTGCCGGTTTTTTTTGTTTTGCGATTACCTGATGTTCAAAAGAGCTATCTCCAGGGATATGTTTATGCCACTGTATATGAGCCATAAATCCCTGTGGTATCTGGTATCAGATGCGGTGCTGTTACTGCGCTCTGCTTGATTATATGGATGCTTTTGTATTTAGCTCTTTTACTACCATCCCGGCGCACACAGCAAGCACGATATTTGTCAGCAAAAAGGCTATGCCTTCTGCCTCCATGCTGCCCAGTCCAAAGTTGTAAAACCAGCTAAGTAATGGATAAAAGCAAAGTATGTGGCACCATAACCGATACCATTTGTTGTCGTTAATAGCTTGCCAGGTGGCATCGGCAGTAGAGCCGTCGCCTTGCCCCTGCCTCAACATGCCCTCCAGTGTGAGAGCCGCTGGTATGACCAGTAACAGGCAATCAAAGTAGTGTGAGTGCGGGCTTAAAACTAGAGCGAGCGTGTATATAAATGCCAGTAAAAATCTCTCTGCAATTGATGTCGAGATATCTTTGCTTGTGGCGCGAGTGGTTTTGCGAGCTAGTAGTGCTGCTGGTATCAGTGAGGCAAAAAGTGCCAGAGTGGTAATCAGCATGGCGATTTTGTGGGGCATGAGCACGCTGAGCACACCTCTCAGACTTGCCATTACATGCGGATTGACGCCGGCAAAACGAGTACTATTCTCGGCGGTGACCAGTATCTTTGGATACATCAGTACAGTGTCAAAGCCCATAAAACAGCCAGCCGCAGCAAATAAAATGACCTCTGTGATTATCAGAGCGGCAATTATTTTGTAGCGCCCCAGCCCCAGCATTGTGGCAAAGGGCAAGAGTACGTATTGAGGCTTTACTGTAGATAGAGCTAAAAACACACCTGTCAAAATGTCCTTTTGTTTAAGCCAAAAGTATATGGCCAGGCTCATTGCCGCCACCAGTAAAAAAGTCGTTTGTCCGTGCCAGACAGTTAGATAGGCTGGTATCGATGCAAACGCCAGACCGATGGTAAGAGCAATTAGACGATTTTTGCCAGGTAGAGCAGGTAGACTCTGACGCAGCAGTGCAATCAAAGAGATAAGCGCCATAAGCTCTGTAGTAAGGCACCAGACAACATAAGAGATGTTGTAAGGCAGCTTACCGTAAGGAATACAAAAGAGATAAAGAAAGGGCACAGACTGGTTGTAAAAGTGCCCTTTGATTGGAATGTGCGGATAGATAAGACCAAGCGACCACCAGATTTGAGTCTCTGGATCGTAGACTTGATGCGCTCTGGGGCTCACTATCAGTTGCCCCGCTTGATAAAACTGCGAGAAGTCTGTTAAGTCCAGTTTTGGTCCTGTAAAATACCAGTGCACATTGTGCCAGGCTCGAGCCAGCAAAAAGACAGTTAAAAACTGGGTGACAACAAAGAAAACAACTATCAAAGTTGTCCTTAAGGCTGATAAATTTTGAGACCTGGCGCCATTCATGTCAGCTACTTGCCCACTAAAACTTAGAAGCCGACATAATAAGTAAATATATGGCTTAAGCTTTTGAATTTGAGAGATTAGCACTATCAGTTGTGGAATAGCAAAGATATGACTGCCACATTAAATGACCAGCCAATCCACAGCAAACCTGTTTACAAGTTTGCCTGGATGTTTGGGCGCAATAACGACCTGATATTTTTCTTTGCGCCGATTGTTTTGTCAGCTGCACTTTATCTGCTTTTGCAGAGTCATGTACTGGCAGCCGGCGTGCTTATGGCTTTTGTTTTTAATGGTGTCGGTCTCAATCAGTTGCACTTGGGACCGAGCTGGTATTTTTATCTCGATAAACGCAATATCTCCTACTGGCGAGAGCACAAAAACAAAGCGGCATTGTTTTTTGCCGGTCCGCCGCTGATTATGCTTGTCTCCATTTTGCTTGGACTTTTTGCTCCAGGACTCAATTATCTGGCGACAACTCTCTGGGGTATGCAGCATTTTATCCAGCAAAATTTTGGCATTTTGATTCTTTATCACAATCCCAAAAGCGGCGAGGCAATTGCCTCTCGCAATTTGCAAAATCGCAGTCTCTGGGCTGCATCACTCTTTTTTATACTCTTTTATTTTGAACGTTTGATGCTCAAGGGGCAGTACAGCAGCGCATTTATGGCTGTGGCTGCCATTTTTGCAATCGGAGCAATCTTTTACTGTGGTCTCTATATAAGTGAGTTGCGCAAACAAATTAAAGCTGGAGCGACACTCAATGTGCCAGCTTTGATGTTCTGGCTGATGAGTGTGTTTTATTTTGCACCTTTTGCATTGCTTACTTACGATGCCAGTACTGCCTTTGTGGTGCCCGGTGTATTGCACTGGACCCAGTATCTATTTCTTAACTACATGCTGGTCAAATACAAGTACAAAGACAGTGCCAGTCAGGCGCAATTGCCTATTAACAAGCCGATATTGCTGTTTAATGGTCTTGCTATTTTGCTTGTTATTGTGAGCTTCTCTATCTGGGGTGTGCGCT includes:
- a CDS encoding DUF2029 domain-containing protein, which translates into the protein MIVVFFVVTQFLTVFLLARAWHNVHWYFTGPKLDLTDFSQFYQAGQLIVSPRAHQVYDPETQIWWSLGLIYPHIPIKGHFYNQSVPFLYLFCIPYGKLPYNISYVVWCLTTELMALISLIALLRQSLPALPGKNRLIALTIGLAFASIPAYLTVWHGQTTFLLVAAMSLAIYFWLKQKDILTGVFLALSTVKPQYVLLPFATMLGLGRYKIIAALIITEVILFAAAGCFMGFDTVLMYPKILVTAENSTRFAGVNPHVMASLRGVLSVLMPHKIAMLITTLALFASLIPAALLARKTTRATSKDISTSIAERFLLAFIYTLALVLSPHSHYFDCLLLVIPAALTLEGMLRQGQGDGSTADATWQAINDNKWYRLWCHILCFYPLLSWFYNFGLGSMEAEGIAFLLTNIVLAVCAGMVVKELNTKASI